One segment of Tamlana crocina DNA contains the following:
- a CDS encoding heavy-metal-associated domain-containing protein, whose translation MKKVILSVAVIAAIGLTSCKNETKKVEEATTTEVSKEITMTNLSFGVRGNCGMCKSTIEKAANSVEGVIAASWNKDKKKIDVSFNGDKTDAVAIHKAIAASGYDTEKVAANNMAYNNLPECCQYDHEMNMNQSDKIKSKDH comes from the coding sequence ATGAAGAAAGTAATTTTAAGTGTAGCTGTTATAGCAGCTATCGGATTAACAAGTTGTAAAAACGAAACTAAAAAAGTTGAAGAAGCGACAACAACGGAAGTATCAAAAGAAATCACAATGACAAATTTATCTTTTGGCGTAAGAGGTAACTGTGGTATGTGTAAAAGTACCATTGAAAAAGCAGCCAATAGTGTAGAAGGTGTTATTGCTGCAAGCTGGAATAAAGACAAAAAGAAAATAGATGTATCCTTTAATGGTGATAAAACAGATGCTGTGGCAATTCATAAGGCAATAGCCGCATCTGGTTATGATACCGAAAAAGTGGCAGCTAATAATATGGCTTACAACAATTTACCTGAATGCTGCCAATACGACCACGAAATGAATATGAATCAATCAGATAAAATAAAAAGTAAAGATCATTAA